Proteins found in one Pocillopora verrucosa isolate sample1 chromosome 12, ASM3666991v2, whole genome shotgun sequence genomic segment:
- the LOC131772439 gene encoding uncharacterized protein, translating into MENSDNNYTAVPMEQRRPNSDHKEHALEKPFDEEFWVKVQEKFNAGDVSWNRAMDEVRTDRLIAVHGRNTLLVIIRDWPISEKYRDKPELIASLEYLISRFTEIILDKDNDEEYKYFRVDEDFARPTLLHLAAEQNFLHVTKLLVEKYPSLVYLETEEVAGERPYLPVEKALMSHKDETAAYLISQMKHDWVHELFLYDNDMRLKRAKFKFTEIISHRDPETKKLDMQKTVVAVLDQLVNPHWPYLPEKIKETGEKSDRIERAWSSVPDDPLNYDFFYHVLEADDLGQEPKDDEGNLIEEFNPKSMSPLRCIAESDDKEAIQHPVVRMLVMRKWNTFGHWWFCVQASFYIVFLTLLSYALIYASTLEDPTQYSGRADGLRAFCEVITIVFLMFYFFEEINQAEREWKTYFKDPYNYFDWLGLILTFFVIPLRFAEVRSQWSVAALGYLFNFLRLFKFSCVTRTTGLYTKTLAKIIYRDMTRFSVVFLIVFIGFCGAMFMALKATGSQELFTNYAWLMLAAVRALVEQQPAEEDYSKFSWLAILILLAYMAMVIVILLNVLIAQLSYTYSEAKTNAKLQYAIDRMRIVTRLEHSRFARFSLRVKYYKQGDRVSETELAKEMLEYSDERRPWESMEEKLTLIRDLMRKVVRKVSEKSE; encoded by the exons ATGGAAAACTCAGACAACAACTATACAGCTGTTCCGATGGAACAAAGGCGACCTAACAGCGATCACAAAGAACATGCCTTGGAAAAACCTTTTGACGAAGAGTTCTGGGTGAAG GTACAAGAAAAGTTTAATGCAGGAGATGTGTCATGGAATAGAGCCATGGACGAAGTTCGCACTGACAGACTGATAGCTGTTCATGGTAGAAACACCCTCTTGGTGATCATTCGTGATTGGCCAATCAGTGAAAAGTATAGAGATAAACCAGAACTGATAGCGAGTCTCGAATACCTG ATCAGCCGTTTTACTGAAATTATTTTAGACAAAGACAATGACGAAGAGTACAAGTATTTCCGTGTGGATGAAGACTTTGCTCGTCCAACTCTGCTTCACCTGGCTGCAGAACAGAATTTTCTTCATGTGACCAAGTTGCTTGTTGAAAAGTACCCTTCACTTGTTTACCTAGAAACAGAGGAAGTGGCTGGTGAAAGGCCATATTTACCTGTTGAAAAAGCTCTGATGTCGCACAAGGATGAAACAGCGGCCTATCTGATATCACAGATGAAACATGACTG gGTCCATGAACTGTTTTTGTATGACAATGACATGAGATTGAAGAGagccaaatttaaatttacGGAGATCATCAGCCACAGAGATccagaaacaaagaaactggaTATGCAG AAAACAGTTGTGGCTGTATTAGATCAGCTTGTCAACCCTCACTGGCCATACCTTCCAGAGAAGATAAAGGAGACAGGAGAGAAAAGTGATCGTATTGAAAGGGCATGGAGCAGTGTTCCTGATGATCCATTAAATTATGACTTTTTCTATCATGTGCTGGAAGCTGATGACCTGGGACAGGAACCAAAGGATGATGAAGGGAACTTGATTGAGGAGTTTAATCCAAAGTCTATGTCCCCCCTTCGATGTATTGCAGAAAGTGATGATAAG gagGCGATTCAACATCCTGTGGTGCGAATGTTGGTTATGAGGAAATGGAATACGTTTGGTCATTGGTGGTTTTG CGTTCAAGCGTCTTTCTACATCGTGTTTCTAACGCTGTTATCATACGCCCTCATCTACGCTTCCACCCTTGAAGATCCAACACAGTACAGTGGTCGTGCGGACGGTCTGCGTGCGTTCTGTGAAGTTATCACTATTGTCTTTctgatgttttatttcttcGAAGAGATCAACCAGGCCGAACG GGAGTGGAAAACTTATTTCAAGGATCCGTAcaattattttgattggttgggTCTCATTTTGACCTTCTTTGTGATTCCTCTTCGATTTGCCGAAGTCAGATCTCAGTGGAGTGTGGCAGCCCTCGGTTATCTGTTTAATTTTCTCCGACTTTTCAAGTTTTCGTGCGTTACAAG AACTACTGGTCTGTATACCAAGACTCTTGCCAAGATCATCTACCGTGACATGACTCGTTTCAGTGTGGTGTTTCTGATCGTCTTCATCGGATTTTGTGGCGCCATGTTTATGGCGCTGAAAGCCACAGGCTCGCAAGAACTCTTTAC TAATTACGCCTGGTTGATGTTGGCGGCCGTACGAGCGCTTGTTGAGCAGCAACCGGCTGAAGAAGACTACTCGAAGTTCAG CTGGTTAGCGATACTCATTCTCCTGGCCTACATGGCGATGGTGATTGTGATTCTGCTCAATGTTCTTATCGCACAGCTGAGTTACACGTACAGTGAAGCCAAAACCAACGCAAAACTGCAATATGCTATCGATCGAATGCGAATTGTCACGCGCCTGGAGCACAGCAGATTTGCCAGATTT AGTTTAAGAGTGAAATACTACAAGCAGGGCGACAGAGTCAGTGAAACAGAACTGGCCAAAG AGATGCTGGAGTACAGTGATGAAAGACGACCTTGGGAATCAATGGAGGAGAAACTGACTCTTATCAG AGACCTGATGAGAAAGGTCGTGCGAAAAGTTTCCGAAAAATCGGAATGA
- the LOC131772429 gene encoding uncharacterized protein has protein sequence MGSATSKAKKNSQKETDPQRHPPSSRGKTLSDTKKILLLHKSGEEQLKVVKNFRDALTIAANGGIRVINSVNIDEGTDNFEGLPWLELELNNVILICLTSEAIVQLETILREKRLADENGHLHGKVFSVSFGENMSSEWPPKGIKRSTLNARDFYFGFANVEKLRTKDFEKSEKMNALVAAIKGTD, from the coding sequence ATGGGTAGCGCAACatcaaaggcaaagaaaaacAGTCAAAAGGAAACAGATCCACAGCGCCACCCGCCGTCTTCACGAGGTAAAACTCTGAGCGACACAAAGAAAATCCTTCTTCTTCACAAATCAGGCGAAGAGCAGCTCAAAGTCGTGAAGAATTTCCGCGACGCTTTGACTATAGCAGCGAATGGCGGCATTCGCGTGATAAATTCTGTCAACATCGATGAAGGAACAGATAATTTCGAAGGGCTTCCCTGGCTTGAACTGGAATTAAACAACGTTATTTTAATCTGCCTAACGTCAGAGGCCATCGTCCAGTTGGAAACTATACTTCGTGAGAAGCGGCTGGCAGATGAAAACGGCCACCTTCATGGAAAAGTTTTCAGCGTTTCGTTTGGGGAAAACATGTCTTCTGAATGGCCACCGAAGGGGATCAAACGAAGTACCCTTAATGCCCGAGATTTCTACTTCGGGTTCGCAAACGTGGAAAAGTTACGGAcgaaagattttgaaaaatcGGAAAAAATGAATGCTCTTGTCGCCGCGATCAAAGGAACAGATTAG